The sequence CTACTGCGGCAGATTTTGCCAACCCTGCCAGTCCCAATTATCGTGATAAAGTAGACCTGGATGTGGCCTATACCAATTATTTCCAGCTTGTAACTGGTAACCTGGATACAAAATATACGATCAACTGGAAACCAGAATATTATTTCTTTGGCATTCCGCTGAATACTATGAATAACAATCCCGGTATTACCCAAACCGATACATGGGGTGGTCCTTTTGACCCATTGAAATAATAACAGCGTGGATTAATCAACTGATTTAACTATAATACTCGATGAAGCGAACACTTGTGAAAACTATTTCCGTTTTAGGTCTTGTAGTCCTATGTCATCAGGCAAGTGCCCAATATCCTACCATACCTCAAGATGTACAAAAAGCTTCTGACTCCCTGCTGAATGCCGCACGTGTACGTTCGGATGAAGCATGGGCAAAAGCATTACCCATTATCAAAGAAGAAGCGACAAAGGGAAAGCCTTATATACCCTGGGCGGGCAAAGCTGATGACCTGCCCCAGGCATCCATACCTGCTTTTCCCGGTGCGGAAGGTGGTGGTAAATATACTTTCGGAGGACGTGGCGGTAAGGTGCTGGTGGTGACCAACCTGGATGATGATGGCCCCGGTAGTTTACGCTGGGCCTGTGAACAGGGTGGTGCGCGTACCATCGTATTTAATGTAGCGGGTATCATCCGGTTAAAAACACCATTGATCATCCGTGCACCGTATATTACTATTGCCGGGCAAACAGCGCCGGGCGATGGGGTTTGTGTGGCTGGTGAAACAGTATGGATCAACACCCATGATGTGATCATCCGCTTTATGCGTTTCCGCCGTGGTGAAACATGGGTGGGCAGAAGGGATGATGCTATTGGTGGTAATCCCATTGGTAATATTATGATTGACCACGTATCGGCCAGTTGGGGATTGGATGAGAACATGAGTATGTACCGCCATATGTACAATGACAGTACCGGCGCTATTGAACAAAAGCTGCCTACCGTGAATATTACCATTCAGAATTCCATCTTTGCAGAAGCGCTGGATACCTGGAACCACTCATTCGGCAGTACGCTGGGCGGGGAGAACTGTACGTTCATGCGCAACCTGTGGGCCAACAATACAGGCCGTAATCCTTCCATCGGCTGGTATGGTACGTTCAATTTTGTGAACAATGTGGTGTTCAACTGGGTGCACCGTTCTATGGATGGCAGTGATTACCGCGGGCTGTTCAATATTATCAATAACTATTACCAGCCAGGCCCTGCTACGCCAAAGACCTCACTGGTAGGTCATCGTATTCTCAAGCCAGAGAGCGGTCGCAGCAAGCTCAAATACCATGTATATGGCCGTGCCTATGTAAATGGCAATATCATGGAAGGCTATGATGCTATTACCAAAGACAATTGGGATGGTGGCGTGCAGGTAGAAGATGAGCCCAACACAGGTGAGCATAAAGCCTATATGAAATGGGACAAGCCATTGCCCATGCCCGCTATTACAATTGTAGAAACCAAACAGGCGCGGGAATATGTACTGGCCAATGCAGGCGCTATATTGCCTAAAAGGGACCCTGTGGATAGCAGGGTTACAGAACAGGTAAGAACGGGTAAGATCGCGTATAAAGAAGATGTTAAGCTGCCGGAAACACAATTCAAGCACCGCCGGTTGCCGCTGGATTCCTATAAGCAGGGTATCATTACCGATGTGAGCCAGGTAGGCGGTTATCCCGAATACAAAGGCACGCCTTACAAAGACAGCGATAATGATGGCATTCCTGATGCTTATGAAAAGCAACATGGATTAAATGCCAATAATGCGGCGGATGCTGCCCAGTATGCTAAGAGCAAAAGCGGTTATACCAATATTGAAGAATACCTGAATAGTGTGGTGCCGGCCAAAAATGTACAGCCGGTAGTAACAGCGAAAAGAGCTTTTTAAGCGTGAAGTCATGAATCTTCTTCCCCGCAGTGTCTCCTGAAAGGGACGCTGCGGACGACAACAACATAATTACTTGCTGCTTTGCCCCTGCTATTGATGGGGGCAAAGTCTTTTTAAGCAGGACGCCGGAACCAGTTAAATTCGGGTATAAAACAGATTGAACATTGAGCGGCAAACGTCATAATATCCTTGTTATAAGCAGTTTTTTCCTGCTTCACCAGGCAGCCCTGGCCCAGAAAGGCGTCAAGCCTCCACCGGCGCCGGTATTTACAGATGCCAACAGGCAATTGCAGTATACGCCAGACTCCCTGGGTAACCGGGTGCTTGATTTTTCTTACTGCGGTTATGCTTCCGGGGAAAAAGCCATTCCGGAGGCGCCTGTTAAGATAGTAGTACCACCTGTCAATGGCGATGCCACGGCAGCCATACAATCTGCCCTTGATCATGTAAGTGGTTTGCCGGTGGATAAAGCCGGTATCCGGGGCGCTGTATTGTTACAGCAGGGCGTATATCATGTAAATGGAAGCTTGCTCCTGCGTGCTTCGGGCGTAGTATTGCGGGGAAGCGGTTATGGTGAGAAGGGATCCATTATTGCCGGCGATGGTAAAGACCGGGAAACACTGATTAAGATAGGGGGGAAGAAAGACATTGTATTACAAACGCCGGTAGCTATAACGGATGAATATGTACCTGTGAATGCCACTGCTATTCGTGTAGCTACTCCCCATACTTTTAAAGCAGGCGACCAGGTAATGGTCACCCGACCTTGTACCGCCGCATGGATTGCGGCCTTAGGTACTGGTCATTTTGGCGGCGGTATCACCGCCCTTGGATGGAAGTCCGGGCAGCGGGAATTGCAATGGTACCGGAACATTGTATCGGTGAATGGGAATACCATCGTGCTGGATGTGCCACTTACTACGGCATTGGATCGGCAATATGGTGGCGCTACCATTGCCGCTTATACCTGGCCGGGAAAGATCACGCATACCGGCATTGAAAATGTGCAACTGGTATCTGCTTATGATACCAATAATCCAAAAGATGAAGACCATCGCTGGATGGCCATCACTATCAACAATACACAGGATGCCTGGGTGCGGCAGGTAAGCTTCCGGCATTTTGCCGGATCGGCGGTAGCGATCTATGAAAAGGCGACCCGCATTACGGTGGAAGATTGCCAATCACTGCAGCCTGTTTCAGAGATTGGCGGCGAAAGACGCAATACCTTTTTTACAGCAGGGCAGCAAACCCTGTTTCAGCGTTGCTATGCGGAATATGGTATGCATGATTTTGCTACGGGGTTTTGTGCGGCTGGTCCCAATGCTTTTGTACAGTGTGAATCACACCTGCCCTACAGATTCAGCGGTGGTATTGACAGTTGGAGCGCCGGCGTGCTGTTTGATGTGGTACAGGTAGACGGACAAGCCATCAGTTTTATGAACCGTGGACAGGACGGGCAGGGCGCCGGATGGAATATTGCCAACAGTGTGTTGTGGAATTGCAGTGCCTCGCGTATTGATTGCTATAAACCTCCTACGGCCAATAACTGGGCCTTTGGTTCCTGGAGCCAGTTTGCCGGTGATGGTTACTGGGGCGAATCTAACAACAGCATAGAACCACGCAGTTTATATTACAGGCAGTTACAGCAACGTATAGGAGACGCAGCCAGGGAGCGTGTACAGGTAATGCCCATAGAAACAGAAGCTTCCAGCAGTCCCTCCGTGGAAGTAGCTTTACAACTCACCAAACAATCAGTGTCGCCTGCCAAAACCTTATTATCATTTATCGATGAAGCGGCGCAGCGGCAACCGGTCAATACCGATCCCAAAGGAGTGAAGACCATTCAGGAGATTGTTCATAAGCAACCCTCCGCAGCAGCTTTTGCCGGCGCCCTGCATGTGCAGAATGGCTGGCTGTTGCGTGGCGCACAACTCATAACCGGTGGTAAAACTGAAGTGCCCTGGTGGACAGGCAGCGCCCGGCCCTATGGTGTAGACAAAGCCAAGCCTGCGATTACCCGTTTTGTGCCCGGCAGAACAGGAGAGGGCTTAACAGATGACCTGGATGCCCTGACCGATTCCATGAAGGAGGCTAATATTCTTTCGCTGGAACACAATTATGGGTTGTGGTATGAGCGCAGGCGGGATGACCATGAACGCATCCGCCGTATGGACGGAGATGTATGGGCGCCTTTCTACGAGCTGCCCTTTGCCCGCAGTGGTGAGGAAACCGCCTGGGATGGATTGAGCAAATACGATCTTACTAAATACAATTACTGGTACTGGAACCGCCTGCAACAATTTGCCACACTGGCCGACCAAAAAGGGCTGGTGCTGGTGAACCAGCATTATTTCCAGCACAATATCATTGAAGCAGGCGCGCATTATGCCGACTTCCCCTGGCGGCCTGCCAATAACATCAACAATACCGGTTTCCCCGAGCCGCCGCCATATGCGGGTGATAAGCGTATTTTCATGGCCGAACAGTTCTATGATACCAGTCACCCCGTGCGCCGTGCTTTACACAAAACCTATATCCGCCAATGCCTGAACAACTTTGTCAATAACAACGGCGTCATTCATCTCATAGGCGCAGAGTTTACCGGCCCTTTACACTTCGTGCAGTTCTGGCTGGATGAAATTGCGGCCTGGGAAAAAGAGACCGGTAAGCAAGCGATCATTGGCTTAAGCACTACCAAAGATGTGCAGGATGCCATCCTGGCCGATCCTGTGCGTGCGGCCGTAGTGGATGTCATTGATATCCGTTACTGGTATTACCAGCAGGATGGAAAAGCGTATGCACCACTGGGTGGGCAAAACCTGGCGCCGCGGCAGCATGCCCGGCTGCTGAAACCCGAATCCGGTTCACCTGCTACGGTATACAGGGCAGTAGCTGAATACAAACAACGCTACCCGGATAAAGCAGTCATTTATAATGGCGATGGGTATAACCTCAGCGGATGGGCGGTACTAATGGCCGGTGGTTCCATGCCTGACCTTACTATTGGTGATACCAATTTCCTGCGCGCGGTGGCTACCATGCAGCCATTGGTATCAAAAGAGGCGCTGGTAAGAGCATGGGTATTACACAATGCACAAACCGGTTATGTTGTATATGACCTGGCAAAAGATAAGGGAACGGTGGAAGCATCCGTTGATGCAGGTAGTTATACAGTAGCATGGATCAATGGACATAATGGTACTGTACGTACTACAAAAGAAACGGTGAAAGGAGGGAAGGGGGTCAAGGTTGCAAAACCTGATCGCGGTAACTGGATATTATGGTTGAAGAAAAGATAAACTGGATGAAGCGCATACAAATTGTCATAGCATTATTAGTGGTAACAATGGGCCTGCAGGCACAGGTAAAACCCTTGCCTAAGCTGAAGGTATCATCCAATGGAAGGTATTTCACTACGCAATCGGGTCAACCTTTCTTCTGGCTGGGTGATACCGGCTGGTTATTGTTTATTAAGCTCACACGGGAAGAAGCGGTACAATACCTCGAACAGCGGAAACAACAAGGATTTAATGTGATACAGGTAATGGTATTGCACGATGTGCGCAAAGCCGTGAATGTATATGGCGATTCGGCCCTTCTCCACCAGAACGTCGCAACGCCTGCCATTACCAAAGGCAATAATTTCAGCGATGCTGCCCAATATGATTTCTGGGACCATGTGGATTATGTGATTGACCAGGCAGCGCAGCGGGGCCTGTACATGGCGCTGGTGCCGGTATGGGGTACCAATGTCAAGAATGGATGGGTACCGGTAGCTGCTGCTAAACAGTATGCCAGTTTCCTGGGTAACCGCTATAAAAACAAATCGAATATTATCTGGCTCAATGGTGGTGATATTCCGGGTAGTGATTCCATCAATACCTGGAAGCAGATCGGCAGAACACTCCGCGCCACCGATAAGAACCACCTCATTACCTTCCACCCGCGTGGCCGTACCACTTCTTCCCGCTG comes from Paraflavitalea devenefica and encodes:
- a CDS encoding pectate lyase family protein, yielding MKRTLVKTISVLGLVVLCHQASAQYPTIPQDVQKASDSLLNAARVRSDEAWAKALPIIKEEATKGKPYIPWAGKADDLPQASIPAFPGAEGGGKYTFGGRGGKVLVVTNLDDDGPGSLRWACEQGGARTIVFNVAGIIRLKTPLIIRAPYITIAGQTAPGDGVCVAGETVWINTHDVIIRFMRFRRGETWVGRRDDAIGGNPIGNIMIDHVSASWGLDENMSMYRHMYNDSTGAIEQKLPTVNITIQNSIFAEALDTWNHSFGSTLGGENCTFMRNLWANNTGRNPSIGWYGTFNFVNNVVFNWVHRSMDGSDYRGLFNIINNYYQPGPATPKTSLVGHRILKPESGRSKLKYHVYGRAYVNGNIMEGYDAITKDNWDGGVQVEDEPNTGEHKAYMKWDKPLPMPAITIVETKQAREYVLANAGAILPKRDPVDSRVTEQVRTGKIAYKEDVKLPETQFKHRRLPLDSYKQGIITDVSQVGGYPEYKGTPYKDSDNDGIPDAYEKQHGLNANNAADAAQYAKSKSGYTNIEEYLNSVVPAKNVQPVVTAKRAF
- a CDS encoding DUF6298 domain-containing protein, with protein sequence MSGKRHNILVISSFFLLHQAALAQKGVKPPPAPVFTDANRQLQYTPDSLGNRVLDFSYCGYASGEKAIPEAPVKIVVPPVNGDATAAIQSALDHVSGLPVDKAGIRGAVLLQQGVYHVNGSLLLRASGVVLRGSGYGEKGSIIAGDGKDRETLIKIGGKKDIVLQTPVAITDEYVPVNATAIRVATPHTFKAGDQVMVTRPCTAAWIAALGTGHFGGGITALGWKSGQRELQWYRNIVSVNGNTIVLDVPLTTALDRQYGGATIAAYTWPGKITHTGIENVQLVSAYDTNNPKDEDHRWMAITINNTQDAWVRQVSFRHFAGSAVAIYEKATRITVEDCQSLQPVSEIGGERRNTFFTAGQQTLFQRCYAEYGMHDFATGFCAAGPNAFVQCESHLPYRFSGGIDSWSAGVLFDVVQVDGQAISFMNRGQDGQGAGWNIANSVLWNCSASRIDCYKPPTANNWAFGSWSQFAGDGYWGESNNSIEPRSLYYRQLQQRIGDAARERVQVMPIETEASSSPSVEVALQLTKQSVSPAKTLLSFIDEAAQRQPVNTDPKGVKTIQEIVHKQPSAAAFAGALHVQNGWLLRGAQLITGGKTEVPWWTGSARPYGVDKAKPAITRFVPGRTGEGLTDDLDALTDSMKEANILSLEHNYGLWYERRRDDHERIRRMDGDVWAPFYELPFARSGEETAWDGLSKYDLTKYNYWYWNRLQQFATLADQKGLVLVNQHYFQHNIIEAGAHYADFPWRPANNINNTGFPEPPPYAGDKRIFMAEQFYDTSHPVRRALHKTYIRQCLNNFVNNNGVIHLIGAEFTGPLHFVQFWLDEIAAWEKETGKQAIIGLSTTKDVQDAILADPVRAAVVDVIDIRYWYYQQDGKAYAPLGGQNLAPRQHARLLKPESGSPATVYRAVAEYKQRYPDKAVIYNGDGYNLSGWAVLMAGGSMPDLTIGDTNFLRAVATMQPLVSKEALVRAWVLHNAQTGYVVYDLAKDKGTVEASVDAGSYTVAWINGHNGTVRTTKETVKGGKGVKVAKPDRGNWILWLKKR